The Candidatus Hydrogenisulfobacillus filiaventi sequence CACCCCGGATAGGAGGTTACCAGCTCCATAACCAAAGCCACCAGAGCGAGAATAAACAGAACAATGAATACCCCCAATATCATTCGATTAATCAGATGCCCCCAGCATCAGTTGCGAGAATATCGGTCACCAATCCTGCGGCCGCGCGCGGTCAGGCGGCGAACCCAAGGTCAGCTATTCAGCCTACGCTCCTCGGCCGTCACGGATGGAGGATGCAACCATAAGCCAAGCAGGAGTCCCACCGAGAGCACCGCAATGAATACCACAGGGAGAAAAGCCGCTTTCGGCGACAACGCATGATGACTCTGGCCGA is a genomic window containing:
- a CDS encoding protein of unknown function (Evidence 5 : Unknown function) produces the protein MNHRWKGLVALVIQIRLIGISVPYVPAYLIGQSHHALSPKAAFLPVVFIAVLSVGLLLGLWLHPPSVTAEERRLNS